A part of Ignavibacteriales bacterium genomic DNA contains:
- a CDS encoding ABC transporter permease, with protein sequence MINNLSIEKRLLEFFTTIAGLFEFSIRFFKDIFVPPYEIEQIRKHMDELGIKTLPIVSVTGFIIGLVVAMQTQPVLLRFGAEAYLPGSVGISIVRELGPVITALIFAGRVSSGIGAELGSMRVTEQIDAMEVSGVNPFKYLVVTRVFACTFILPLLTIYVIFISLIGAYVAVLLVQNMSVDYYIGAVIKSLEFGDAIPGIAKTFVFGFIAGIVGSYKGYTATNGTEGVGKASTTSVVVASLLILLFDMILVKLTLWLWPTIK encoded by the coding sequence ATGATAAATAATTTGTCCATCGAAAAAAGATTGCTTGAATTCTTCACCACCATTGCCGGTTTATTTGAATTCAGTATTAGATTTTTTAAAGATATTTTTGTCCCTCCCTATGAAATTGAGCAAATCAGAAAACACATGGACGAACTCGGTATTAAAACCTTACCAATAGTAAGTGTTACCGGTTTTATCATCGGGCTTGTTGTAGCAATGCAAACACAACCGGTACTTCTTCGCTTTGGTGCGGAAGCATATCTGCCTGGCTCAGTTGGAATATCAATAGTCCGCGAACTCGGTCCGGTTATCACAGCATTAATTTTTGCAGGGAGAGTCAGTTCGGGAATCGGTGCAGAGCTTGGCTCGATGCGTGTAACTGAACAGATTGATGCGATGGAAGTTTCGGGTGTTAATCCATTTAAATATCTTGTCGTAACAAGAGTATTCGCCTGCACATTTATTTTGCCCCTCCTTACCATTTATGTTATTTTTATTTCTTTGATTGGAGCGTATGTCGCTGTACTTCTTGTTCAGAATATGAGTGTTGATTATTATATCGGTGCAGTAATTAAGTCGCTTGAATTTGGTGATGCAATTCCCGGCATTGCTAAAACTTTTGTGTTTGGTTTTATAGCTGGAATAGTTGGAAGTTACAAAGGTTACACTGCAACAAACGGAACCGAGGGTGTGGGAAAAGCATCAACTACTTCAGTTGTAGTTGCTTCATTATTAATTCTTTTGTTCGATATGATTTTAGTTAAACTGACTTTATGGCTATGGCCGACAATAAAATAG
- the arsM gene encoding arsenite methyltransferase, translating to METPNEIKKVVKDKYSEIALSVKGSCCGPTSCCSDSSTLDYSMIGDEYKNVKGYIPDADLGLGCGLPTEYADIKLGDTVIDLGSGAGNDVFIARAIVGDVGRVIGIDMTEAMIEKADKNNSKLGYENVEFKLGEIEQLPLESGIADVVVSNCVLNLVPDKQKAFAEIYRVLKSGAHFCVSDIVIKGELNPELKKSAEMYAGCVSGAIQQDEYLALIKHVGFKDVQIKKTKVIELPTEVLSEYLSADGLKAYQQNVEGIFSITVVGYKG from the coding sequence ATGGAAACACCAAACGAAATCAAAAAAGTTGTAAAAGATAAATACTCCGAAATTGCATTGTCGGTAAAAGGTTCCTGCTGCGGACCTACAAGCTGCTGCAGTGATTCATCTACTCTCGATTATTCAATGATTGGCGATGAATACAAAAATGTGAAAGGTTATATACCGGATGCTGATCTCGGTTTAGGCTGCGGCTTGCCGACCGAATATGCGGATATAAAATTGGGAGATACAGTTATTGATCTTGGTTCAGGTGCCGGTAATGATGTTTTTATTGCGCGTGCAATTGTTGGTGATGTAGGCAGGGTGATTGGAATTGATATGACTGAAGCAATGATTGAAAAGGCAGATAAAAATAATTCGAAACTCGGATATGAAAATGTTGAATTTAAATTGGGCGAGATAGAACAACTTCCGCTCGAGTCCGGGATCGCTGACGTTGTTGTAAGCAACTGCGTTTTGAATCTCGTGCCCGATAAACAAAAAGCTTTCGCCGAAATATACAGGGTGTTAAAATCAGGCGCTCATTTCTGTGTTTCCGATATTGTTATTAAAGGAGAGTTAAATCCGGAATTGAAAAAATCTGCTGAGATGTATGCCGGCTGCGTATCCGGGGCTATTCAACAGGATGAGTATTTAGCTTTGATAAAGCATGTTGGATTTAAAGATGTACAAATCAAAAAAACAAAAGTGATTGAATTGCCTACCGAAGTTTTATCTGAATATCTTTCGGCAGACGGACTTAAAGCATATCAACAAAATGTTGAAGGAATTTTTAGCATTACTGTTGTTGGTTACAAAGGTTAA
- a CDS encoding winged helix-turn-helix transcriptional regulator: MSKSKIEEFTKEDIWLAEVAKALSHPARIRILKILTSMNSCIVGSLVEQLPLAQATVSQHLKELKCVGLIEGEIDGPKICYCVNNKNIAKAKSALDKLFVKIGCC; this comes from the coding sequence ATGTCAAAATCAAAAATAGAAGAATTTACCAAAGAAGATATCTGGCTTGCTGAGGTTGCCAAAGCATTGTCTCATCCTGCAAGGATAAGGATACTAAAAATTCTTACAAGTATGAATTCCTGCATTGTTGGAAGTTTAGTGGAGCAGCTTCCTCTTGCACAAGCCACTGTTTCGCAGCATTTAAAAGAATTAAAATGCGTTGGGCTAATTGAAGGAGAAATAGACGGACCAAAAATATGTTATTGTGTAAATAATAAAAACATTGCTAAAGCAAAGTCGGCTTTAGATAAGTTATTCGTAAAAATAGGTTGTTGTTAA
- a CDS encoding type II toxin-antitoxin system RelE/ParE family toxin, whose translation MVKFKLQFKKSAAKELMALPNKEIKRILQSIDQLIENPRPINSKKLSASEKYRLRVGDYRVLYEIQDQRLIIFIVKIAHLKEAYKS comes from the coding sequence ATGGTAAAATTTAAGCTTCAGTTCAAAAAATCTGCAGCGAAAGAACTAATGGCTTTACCAAATAAAGAAATTAAGAGGATACTTCAATCAATAGATCAATTAATTGAGAATCCTCGTCCAATCAATTCAAAAAAACTTTCAGCCAGCGAAAAGTATCGTTTAAGAGTGGGAGATTATCGAGTGCTTTATGAAATCCAAGATCAAAGATTAATAATTTTTATAGTTAAGATTGCGCACCTCAAAGAAGCATATAAATCCTGA
- a CDS encoding ribbon-helix-helix domain-containing protein, with amino-acid sequence MATLSKRATVYLDPQLHKVLKLKAAETSVSISQIIDEALRKELAEDEQDLKVFQVRAKEPTVSYEKLLAELKRDGKI; translated from the coding sequence ATGGCGACATTGAGCAAAAGGGCAACCGTTTACCTTGATCCACAATTGCATAAAGTGCTAAAGCTAAAAGCTGCGGAAACTTCAGTCTCAATCTCACAGATTATTGATGAGGCATTAAGAAAAGAATTGGCAGAGGATGAGCAAGATTTAAAAGTTTTTCAAGTTCGTGCAAAAGAACCAACAGTTTCTTACGAAAAACTTTTAGCAGAATTGAAACGTGATGGTAAAATTTAA
- a CDS encoding glucose-6-phosphate isomerase, translating into MKYEIGNLRQSVDLMLTQLQNENVVDRIWKKDFTVWGSSPEEISNRLGWLDSPEVTRKSFDEIHKFVNEVKAEGFTNALLIGMGGSSLAPEVFRFIFGVKEGYLDLSILDSTDPEAILEKANNLDPEKTLYIVSTKSGGTVETISFMKYFYNYTLSKVGKEKAAKHFIAITDPGSGLEKMARDLNFRKIFLNDPNIGGRFSALSLFGIVPAALVGVDIENILGSAEMEISNSQKSGDDFLQNNSAALGTIMGVLAGRGKDKITFIISPKISSFGAWAEQLIAESTGKIGKGILPVDLESLEAPEFYSNDRLFVYIKLKNDNNINDIAASLKSAGHPLIEIELDTIYDLGREFFRWEFAAAVAGHVLSISPFDQPNVEQAKVIARQMMKEYQTNGSLPVLTSAFQEGEVKIYGDVKPGNISNALPMFLHKCKGGKNYVTIQAYLQPTKETTGMLQMLRTSIQKKYKVATTFGYGPRFLHSTGQLHKGDGGNGYFIQFIADNKTDTPIPDNAGSDNSSITFGILKRAQLLGDRQALIDNNRKVITIDLGSQIKSSFEKFLI; encoded by the coding sequence ATGAAATATGAAATAGGAAATCTTAGGCAATCAGTTGATCTAATGCTGACTCAATTACAAAATGAAAATGTAGTTGATAGAATATGGAAAAAAGATTTTACAGTGTGGGGCAGCTCTCCTGAAGAAATCAGCAATAGACTTGGCTGGCTTGACTCCCCCGAAGTTACAAGGAAATCGTTTGATGAAATTCACAAATTTGTTAACGAGGTGAAGGCAGAAGGATTTACTAATGCCTTATTAATAGGGATGGGGGGATCAAGCCTCGCCCCGGAAGTTTTCAGATTTATATTTGGAGTTAAGGAAGGATATCTTGATTTATCAATTTTAGATAGCACCGATCCGGAAGCTATTCTTGAAAAAGCTAATAATCTTGATCCAGAAAAAACTCTGTACATTGTTTCAACAAAGTCCGGAGGTACGGTCGAAACAATTTCATTTATGAAATATTTTTATAACTACACTCTTTCAAAAGTTGGGAAAGAAAAAGCTGCAAAGCATTTTATTGCTATCACCGATCCAGGCAGCGGACTCGAAAAAATGGCTCGTGATTTAAATTTCAGAAAAATATTTTTGAATGACCCAAACATTGGAGGTAGATTTTCTGCCCTGTCATTATTCGGAATTGTTCCTGCTGCTTTAGTCGGAGTAGATATTGAAAATATTCTCGGCAGCGCTGAAATGGAAATATCAAACTCACAAAAATCAGGCGATGATTTTCTACAGAATAATTCTGCAGCACTTGGAACAATTATGGGCGTACTTGCTGGCAGGGGGAAGGATAAAATTACGTTTATTATATCACCAAAAATTTCTTCCTTCGGCGCATGGGCAGAGCAATTGATAGCTGAAAGCACCGGTAAGATCGGGAAAGGGATTCTGCCGGTTGATTTAGAATCACTTGAAGCACCGGAGTTTTATTCTAACGATCGCTTGTTTGTTTATATCAAATTGAAGAATGACAATAATATTAATGATATAGCAGCAAGTCTAAAATCCGCCGGGCATCCTCTGATTGAAATTGAACTTGATACTATTTATGATTTAGGAAGAGAATTTTTCCGTTGGGAATTCGCTGCCGCTGTCGCCGGACATGTTCTCAGCATCTCGCCATTTGACCAGCCAAATGTTGAACAAGCCAAAGTAATTGCACGGCAAATGATGAAGGAATATCAGACTAACGGTAGTCTTCCAGTGTTAACATCAGCGTTTCAGGAGGGTGAAGTCAAAATTTACGGTGATGTTAAACCAGGAAATATTTCTAATGCACTTCCAATGTTTTTACACAAGTGTAAAGGCGGAAAAAATTATGTAACCATTCAGGCTTATTTACAACCGACAAAAGAGACGACCGGAATGCTGCAAATGTTGAGAACTTCTATTCAAAAAAAATATAAAGTTGCTACTACTTTTGGCTACGGTCCAAGATTTCTTCACTCAACCGGACAGCTTCACAAGGGTGATGGCGGCAATGGATATTTTATTCAATTCATTGCAGATAACAAAACGGATACGCCAATCCCTGATAATGCAGGAAGTGATAATTCATCAATTACATTTGGTATTCTGAAAAGAGCACAATTGTTAGGCGATCGGCAGGCTCTTATTGACAATAATAGAAAAGTAATTACGATTGATTTGGGGAGTCAAATAAAAAGTTCTTTCGAAAAATTTCTTATATGA
- the pgl gene encoding 6-phosphogluconolactonase, with the protein MVKIFENIDKLTASLFEEIASSLKNNNKINIALSGGSTPYVIFQLLAKNYNNKIEWNKIHFFWVDERCVSVDSSDSNYGMTKKALLNHIQISNENVHPVYCDKDYQEAVQKYSADVKSIVPIINNLPRFDLVLLGVGSDGHTASIFYDQIHLMKSYEICSLSVHPESKQKRITLTGRVINNSKKIIFIVTGKNKAVVVSNILNKQHELRLPAEYIKPTDGTLDWFLDREASSLL; encoded by the coding sequence ATGGTAAAAATTTTTGAAAATATAGATAAACTGACCGCATCTCTATTTGAAGAGATCGCCTCTTCGCTGAAGAATAATAATAAAATTAATATTGCACTTTCTGGAGGCAGCACTCCATATGTAATATTCCAATTGTTAGCAAAAAATTATAACAATAAAATTGAATGGAATAAAATACATTTTTTCTGGGTTGATGAAAGATGTGTGTCCGTGGACAGTTCTGATAGTAATTATGGTATGACTAAAAAGGCTTTGCTGAATCACATTCAAATTTCAAACGAAAATGTTCATCCCGTTTATTGCGATAAAGACTACCAGGAAGCAGTTCAAAAATATTCCGCCGATGTAAAATCTATTGTGCCGATAATAAATAATTTGCCTCGCTTCGATTTAGTTCTGCTCGGTGTTGGTTCTGATGGACATACCGCATCAATATTTTATGATCAAATTCACTTGATGAAATCTTACGAAATATGTTCTCTTTCAGTTCACCCTGAAAGTAAGCAAAAGAGAATTACTTTAACCGGCAGAGTGATTAATAACTCAAAAAAAATTATATTTATTGTGACCGGAAAAAACAAGGCAGTAGTTGTTAGTAACATTTTAAATAAACAACACGAGTTACGTTTGCCGGCTGAATATATCAAACCAACGGACGGAACTCTCGACTGGTTCCTCGACAGAGAGGCGTCTTCTCTTTTGTAG
- a CDS encoding glucose-6-phosphate dehydrogenase translates to MDKNENHIYVIFGASGDLTKRKLVPAIYSLYVQNLLPEKFTLLGVSRSEFSDNEFRTNMRAAILQFTEIEDESKIDEFIKKLFYTTIEFNQTASYQKLNKKIIELRKVNEVSGNTIFYLSTPPSLYGIIPQKLAEVGLNKQNDGWKRLIIEKPFGYDLQSALKLKDELLKDWNEEQIFRIDHYLGKETVQNLLVTRFSNGIFEPLWNRNYIHHVEITSAESIGVEKRGGYYESSGALRDMVQNHLLQVVGLTAMESPSSLEPIAIRNEILKVFQSLRPIKIDDVKKVSIRGQYVSSHIKKELVNGYREEEGVNPESSTETYVALKFFIDNWRWGGVPFYIRTGKRLPTRVTEVVIHFKPTPHFLFSRSDVSRNCNQLVIRIQPDEGILLKFGMKTPGAGFEVKNVNMDFHYSDLSNLRIPSAYERLLHDTMKGDSTLFARTEEVLEAWKFLTPLIECWKNDNRVPLFGYPAGTWGPENADALIEDASMGWRYPCKNLSDDGVYCEL, encoded by the coding sequence ATGGACAAAAATGAAAATCATATTTATGTTATATTCGGAGCTTCAGGCGACCTCACAAAGAGAAAGCTGGTTCCTGCCATCTATTCGCTGTATGTTCAGAATCTTCTTCCTGAAAAATTTACTTTGTTGGGAGTATCAAGATCGGAATTTAGCGATAACGAATTTCGAACGAATATGAGAGCAGCCATTCTTCAGTTCACAGAAATTGAAGATGAATCGAAAATTGATGAGTTCATTAAAAAATTATTCTATACAACAATCGAGTTTAATCAAACTGCTTCTTATCAAAAGCTGAATAAAAAAATTATCGAACTCAGGAAAGTCAATGAAGTAAGTGGAAACACGATATTTTATTTATCAACCCCTCCAAGTTTATACGGTATCATTCCGCAAAAACTTGCTGAGGTTGGATTGAATAAACAGAATGACGGATGGAAAAGATTAATAATTGAAAAACCCTTCGGGTATGATTTACAATCAGCATTAAAGTTAAAGGATGAACTTCTTAAAGACTGGAATGAAGAACAGATTTTCAGAATTGACCATTATCTTGGAAAAGAGACAGTCCAAAATTTATTAGTAACAAGATTTTCAAACGGAATTTTTGAACCGCTTTGGAATAGAAATTATATTCATCACGTTGAAATAACATCCGCAGAAAGTATTGGAGTTGAAAAACGCGGAGGATATTATGAATCTTCAGGCGCTTTACGTGATATGGTTCAAAATCACCTATTACAAGTTGTAGGTCTCACAGCAATGGAATCACCCTCCTCGTTAGAACCAATTGCGATACGAAACGAAATCTTAAAAGTATTTCAATCACTACGCCCGATCAAAATAGATGATGTTAAAAAAGTATCTATTCGGGGGCAATACGTTTCATCGCATATTAAAAAAGAATTAGTCAATGGTTATCGTGAAGAGGAAGGTGTCAATCCTGAATCTTCTACGGAAACTTATGTGGCGTTAAAATTTTTTATTGACAACTGGAGATGGGGAGGAGTCCCATTTTATATCCGCACAGGGAAGAGACTACCAACGCGGGTTACTGAAGTTGTGATTCATTTTAAACCTACTCCGCATTTTTTATTTTCACGAAGTGACGTCAGTCGTAACTGTAACCAGCTTGTTATCAGAATTCAACCCGACGAAGGTATCTTGCTTAAATTTGGTATGAAAACACCCGGAGCAGGCTTCGAAGTGAAAAATGTTAATATGGATTTTCACTATTCTGATCTTTCTAATTTAAGAATTCCCTCCGCCTATGAACGCTTGCTTCATGATACAATGAAAGGCGATTCAACTTTGTTTGCAAGAACTGAAGAAGTTTTGGAAGCCTGGAAGTTCTTAACTCCTCTAATTGAATGCTGGAAAAATGATAATAGGGTTCCGCTGTTTGGATATCCCGCCGGTACCTGGGGACCGGAGAACGCCGATGCCTTAATCGAGGATGCAAGTATGGGGTGGAGGTATCCCTGTAAGAATCTTTCTGATGATGGAGTTTACTGTGAATTGTAA
- the gnd gene encoding decarboxylating 6-phosphogluconate dehydrogenase gives MKLGFIGLGKMGMNMVHRLINQGHQVVVYNRSMDKIIEAQKLGAIASTSILDLVSKLDGKKIVWLMVPSGKPVDENIEALLPMLKKDDIIIDGGNSFWRDTQARGKRISDKGIHYLDCGTSGGVWGLQNGYCLMYGGDKKSADFVEPIFKSLAPENGYVYCGESGTGHLVKMVHNGIEYGMMQSYAEGFEILQKSPFNIDITKVADAWQYGSVVRSWLLELAVNAFKNDPKLEQLKDYVQDSGEGRWTVQTAMDFNVPAHVITASLYTRFQSRQDESFAMKVLAALRNQFGGHAVKTK, from the coding sequence ATGAAACTTGGCTTTATCGGTCTCGGCAAAATGGGAATGAACATGGTTCATCGTTTAATCAATCAAGGGCATCAGGTAGTGGTTTACAATCGCTCGATGGATAAAATTATTGAAGCACAAAAATTAGGCGCAATCGCATCAACTTCTATTCTCGATTTAGTAAGTAAACTTGATGGAAAAAAAATAGTCTGGTTAATGGTTCCATCGGGCAAACCTGTTGACGAAAACATTGAAGCATTGCTTCCAATGTTGAAAAAAGATGATATTATAATTGACGGCGGAAATTCCTTCTGGCGCGATACGCAAGCACGCGGAAAAAGAATTTCCGATAAAGGAATTCACTATCTCGACTGCGGAACAAGCGGTGGTGTATGGGGATTACAAAATGGCTACTGCCTTATGTATGGCGGTGATAAAAAATCAGCGGACTTCGTTGAACCTATCTTTAAATCTTTAGCACCGGAAAATGGTTATGTCTATTGCGGTGAATCCGGTACAGGGCATCTTGTTAAAATGGTGCATAACGGAATTGAATATGGAATGATGCAATCTTATGCTGAAGGTTTTGAAATACTTCAAAAGTCTCCCTTCAATATTGATATCACTAAAGTTGCCGATGCATGGCAGTACGGTAGCGTTGTTAGAAGCTGGCTCCTTGAACTTGCGGTTAATGCTTTTAAAAACGATCCCAAGCTGGAACAATTAAAAGATTATGTTCAGGATAGCGGTGAAGGACGATGGACTGTTCAAACAGCAATGGATTTTAATGTTCCGGCTCACGTTATTACTGCTTCGCTTTATACAAGATTTCAATCACGTCAGGATGAATCTTTTGCTATGAAAGTTTTAGCAGCACTCAGAAATCAATTTGGTGGACATGCAGTTAAAACAAAATAA
- a CDS encoding DUF1624 domain-containing protein, producing the protein MKGKVRFESIDLLRGLAIIVMIEVHVFNAVLISDVREQGWFQILNFINGLVAPSFLFVSGFAFYISVNNKVDELRKFGDVFYKRIKRIVEILIIGYFLHLPFYSLKDFIQQIDYTGWIVFSNVDVLQCIAVGLFLLLLLRIIIKNNRLFIITILILTLITTIAAPIIWQINFAEFLPLPLANYFNQKNGSLFPIFPWMGFIFSGVIAGKYFVEGEENGEQNILIKRILLLGMIFILFGHILLSGILPESINSLSPNPIFFILRLGYVLALLSSCWFVTQKIGEIKIYLLCKQGIIANLLAALAVHLSAIVCW; encoded by the coding sequence ATGAAGGGAAAAGTAAGATTTGAATCAATTGATTTGTTAAGAGGACTTGCAATCATTGTGATGATTGAAGTTCATGTGTTTAACGCAGTTCTTATCAGCGATGTCAGGGAACAAGGTTGGTTTCAAATTCTAAATTTTATTAATGGACTTGTCGCACCTTCATTTCTTTTCGTTTCTGGATTTGCATTTTATATTTCAGTCAATAATAAAGTTGATGAGCTTAGAAAGTTTGGAGATGTTTTTTACAAAAGAATTAAGCGCATAGTTGAAATACTTATTATAGGATATTTTCTGCATCTTCCATTTTATTCTCTCAAAGATTTTATTCAACAGATTGATTACACTGGTTGGATTGTATTTTCAAATGTTGATGTACTGCAATGTATTGCGGTAGGGTTGTTTTTACTTTTACTACTTAGAATTATTATAAAGAATAACCGGTTGTTCATCATAACAATTTTAATCCTTACTTTAATAACTACAATTGCCGCTCCTATAATTTGGCAAATAAATTTTGCTGAATTTCTACCATTACCGTTAGCTAATTACTTTAATCAGAAAAACGGATCTCTGTTTCCGATTTTTCCATGGATGGGGTTCATTTTTAGCGGAGTGATTGCAGGTAAATATTTTGTCGAAGGCGAGGAAAACGGTGAACAAAATATTCTGATCAAAAGAATACTGCTACTCGGAATGATTTTCATACTTTTCGGTCATATACTTTTATCAGGAATTCTGCCCGAATCAATCAACTCGCTTTCGCCAAACCCAATATTTTTTATTTTGAGATTGGGTTATGTATTGGCATTGCTGTCATCCTGCTGGTTCGTCACGCAAAAAATCGGTGAAATTAAAATTTATTTATTATGCAAGCAGGGAATCATTGCTAATCTACTGGCTGCACTTGCAGTTCATTTATCTGCAATTGTTTGCTGGTAA
- a CDS encoding 4Fe-4S binding protein, translating into MVFTMIGKELPLDFFKRSKIQMEGELSLTAKMQFALLMLFAGVMYFGKSSADLFDHFFGKVNSWSDVFSNLFNPQFWSNFAALPILILQTIFSDKIKVWSFTKYFNAFVAYISLIGFTLLGFYLLYKFLKDYLPQIKLNWQTFKYFYFITVGVFFAIVFFGGRYFGIEFLNKPQSFWYTGFYSLTILLFGLRRIKMKPTRYIKLQTWTLILIQALPLFIFPEIVFPFLGKIGALGSSNGFILTQIFPGESYWHSYGFILAWPLFMPNLFGSSITTFWLIYSLVQTFIIIPYIVYRWGKGAYCGWICSCGALAETLGDEYRTLALHGPKAKKWENFGQWALLAAFVVTGLKLLSGLYDFNIPIINEKISYTADILHNIYYIGIDVIFAGVLGVGVYFFLSGRVWCRFGCPLAAWMHIVNRFSRYRILSEKKKCISCNICTKVCHMGIDVMNYANKGIPMNDVECVRCSACVVNCPTQVLSLGELPKVDVNNKLYKDIKIDLSNKSANWGSGL; encoded by the coding sequence ATGGTCTTCACAATGATAGGCAAAGAGCTTCCATTAGATTTCTTCAAGCGGTCAAAAATTCAAATGGAGGGGGAACTTTCACTTACAGCAAAAATGCAATTTGCTTTACTGATGCTTTTTGCCGGTGTTATGTATTTCGGCAAAAGCAGTGCTGATCTTTTTGATCATTTTTTTGGAAAGGTGAACTCATGGTCTGATGTTTTTTCAAATCTTTTCAATCCTCAGTTCTGGAGTAATTTTGCCGCACTTCCAATTTTAATTCTTCAAACAATTTTTTCCGATAAAATAAAAGTTTGGAGTTTTACAAAATATTTTAATGCATTCGTTGCATATATATCATTGATTGGATTTACTCTTCTTGGATTTTACTTACTTTATAAATTTTTAAAAGACTACCTTCCGCAAATAAAATTAAACTGGCAAACATTTAAGTATTTCTATTTTATCACTGTTGGAGTTTTCTTTGCAATTGTTTTTTTTGGCGGAAGATATTTTGGAATTGAGTTTTTAAATAAGCCGCAATCTTTTTGGTACACTGGATTTTATTCGCTCACTATTCTTCTCTTTGGATTAAGAAGAATAAAAATGAAACCAACCCGTTATATTAAATTGCAAACATGGACATTAATTCTAATTCAAGCATTGCCACTTTTCATTTTCCCGGAAATTGTTTTCCCCTTCCTCGGGAAAATCGGTGCACTTGGAAGCAGCAATGGATTTATTCTTACCCAAATTTTTCCCGGTGAAAGCTACTGGCACTCTTATGGATTTATTTTAGCCTGGCCCTTGTTCATGCCCAATTTATTTGGTTCAAGCATTACAACCTTTTGGTTGATTTATAGCCTTGTTCAAACTTTCATCATAATTCCATACATTGTTTATCGCTGGGGTAAAGGCGCTTATTGCGGATGGATTTGTTCCTGCGGCGCGCTTGCAGAAACTTTAGGTGATGAGTATAGAACACTTGCGTTGCATGGGCCCAAAGCAAAGAAGTGGGAAAACTTTGGTCAGTGGGCTTTGCTGGCTGCATTCGTTGTAACCGGGTTAAAATTGTTAAGCGGCTTATATGATTTTAATATTCCAATTATAAACGAAAAAATTTCTTACACTGCGGATATACTTCACAATATTTATTACATTGGAATTGATGTGATATTTGCCGGCGTACTTGGTGTGGGTGTTTATTTCTTTTTAAGTGGAAGAGTGTGGTGTAGATTTGGCTGTCCGCTTGCAGCGTGGATGCATATAGTAAATCGTTTTTCACGTTATAGAATTTTATCTGAAAAGAAAAAATGTATTTCATGTAACATCTGTACAAAAGTTTGTCACATGGGCATTGATGTAATGAACTATGCCAACAAGGGTATTCCGATGAATGATGTTGAATGTGTACGTTGTTCTGCTTGCGTTGTTAATTGCCCAACACAAGTTTTATCACTTGGTGAATTGCCCAAGGTGGATGTAAACAATAAATTATATAAGGATATAAAGATTGATTTGAGTAATAAATCTGCTAATTGGGGCAGCGGGCTATAA
- a CDS encoding thioredoxin family protein, which produces MNNYKSLIVFFLFLTGFLNSGCGNTGSTDSLDWHTNLEEAIQIAQTENKTILVNFTGSDWCQWCKKLSAEVFTQSDFEKYANENLVLVKLDFPRSIEQTVETKMYNNNLAQRFGVRGFPTIILLNSSGNLINTTGYQPGGGAAYVQHLRSLIGS; this is translated from the coding sequence ATGAATAATTACAAATCGCTGATAGTATTTTTTTTATTTCTCACAGGCTTTTTAAATTCTGGCTGCGGAAATACCGGATCAACTGATTCATTGGATTGGCATACAAATCTTGAAGAAGCAATTCAAATAGCTCAAACTGAGAATAAAACTATTCTGGTGAACTTCACGGGTTCAGATTGGTGTCAGTGGTGTAAAAAACTTAGTGCAGAAGTTTTTACGCAAAGTGATTTTGAAAAATATGCAAATGAAAATTTAGTCCTGGTCAAATTAGATTTTCCAAGATCGATTGAACAGACTGTTGAAACAAAAATGTATAACAATAATTTAGCTCAACGTTTTGGCGTTAGAGGATTTCCGACAATTATACTTTTGAACAGCTCAGGAAATTTAATTAATACAACCGGTTATCAACCTGGTGGTGGTGCCGCTTATGTGCAGCATTTAAGATCATTGATAGGATCATAA